Proteins from a genomic interval of Symmachiella macrocystis:
- a CDS encoding RNA polymerase sigma factor yields MSTRTPANDAHSTSSSLISRIRRQEPTAWARLSELYGPLVYHWCRRTGLAAEDSADVVQDVFRAVSIAIESFHDYRDGDTFRGWLWTITRNKIRDFARNQHGKPQAAGGTAAHAQLIEVPDREPDTEEGSPTSPPVNRLIHRALEMIRNEFQESTWNAFRLTALEGCSAPQAAKELGSTPQAVRQAKSRVLRRLRAELGELE; encoded by the coding sequence ATGTCGACACGGACCCCGGCGAATGACGCACACTCAACGTCGTCCAGTCTGATCTCGCGCATACGACGTCAAGAACCGACGGCGTGGGCACGGCTGTCGGAATTGTACGGCCCGCTGGTCTATCATTGGTGCCGCCGCACTGGCCTGGCAGCTGAAGATTCCGCCGACGTGGTGCAGGACGTGTTTCGTGCCGTTTCGATAGCGATCGAAAGTTTCCACGACTATCGCGACGGCGACACCTTTCGCGGTTGGCTGTGGACGATCACCCGCAACAAAATCCGCGACTTCGCCCGCAATCAACACGGCAAACCCCAAGCCGCCGGCGGTACAGCCGCGCATGCGCAACTGATCGAAGTCCCTGACCGCGAACCCGACACCGAAGAAGGCAGCCCAACCTCACCGCCGGTCAATCGCCTCATCCACCGCGCTTTAGAAATGATCCGCAACGAATTCCAAGAAAGCACCTGGAACGCTTTCCGCCTGACCGCCCTAGAAGGCTGTAGCGCCCCCCAAGCCGCAAAAGAATTAGGCAGCACCCCCCAAGCCGTCCGTCAGGCAAAGTCACGCGTCCTACGGCGGTTGCGGGCGGAGTTGGGGGAGTTGGAGTGA
- a CDS encoding DUF1501 domain-containing protein produces MLEFVDSWAGFHDRVSRREVLTLGGIGALSLTGMAANAAAEESSSRGTAKRLIFLSLFGGPPHQETYDIQEDAPADFRGEFQSIATTQPGFRICEYMPKLAKLAHMYTVIRSMTHPDNGHESAYYALMTGRPYPQPNTANARPAPTDFPSYGSAISYLRPIQKPVPSFVLTGGLISTHIGQTGGFLGQSWAPYVLKQDANEPDFKVPEFTLLDDIPLQRLDRRQGLLDSLSTRENASKQRPGASSFATYQERAFDILTSARTRAAFNIEAESPATRAAYGDHPFGQNVLLSRRLVEAGVPVVQVNYRNRGDGGLDTHHDNFNICKGHLLPKLDGCISALLIDLEERGLLDETLVVASGEFGRTPRINHDAGRDHWGGCCSLLIAGGGIKRGYLYGSSNRTGAYPATDPIGPWDLYATIMHCCGVDPGAMIHDSAGRPHRLCEGAVIENVLQKS; encoded by the coding sequence ATGCTAGAGTTTGTTGATTCCTGGGCAGGGTTTCACGACCGAGTGTCGCGGCGTGAGGTGCTCACGCTCGGGGGAATTGGCGCGCTGTCTTTGACCGGTATGGCTGCCAACGCAGCTGCTGAAGAATCCTCGTCGCGAGGCACTGCGAAGCGCTTGATTTTTCTATCGCTCTTTGGCGGACCTCCGCATCAGGAGACCTACGACATCCAGGAAGACGCTCCGGCGGATTTTCGTGGAGAGTTTCAATCAATCGCCACAACGCAGCCCGGTTTTCGGATTTGTGAATACATGCCCAAGCTGGCTAAGCTGGCGCACATGTATACTGTCATCCGTTCCATGACACATCCAGACAACGGTCACGAGTCGGCTTACTATGCGTTGATGACCGGTCGTCCTTATCCGCAGCCCAATACGGCCAATGCGAGACCCGCTCCGACTGATTTCCCCAGCTATGGTTCCGCGATTAGCTACTTGAGGCCAATACAAAAACCGGTTCCCAGCTTCGTGCTCACCGGAGGGTTGATCTCGACACACATCGGCCAAACCGGCGGCTTCCTGGGACAAAGTTGGGCACCTTATGTCCTCAAACAGGACGCCAACGAGCCGGATTTCAAAGTGCCCGAATTCACACTACTGGACGACATTCCACTGCAGAGACTTGATCGCCGTCAGGGACTGCTTGACAGTTTAAGTACACGCGAAAATGCCTCGAAACAACGACCGGGCGCGAGCAGCTTCGCGACCTACCAGGAACGAGCGTTTGATATATTAACGAGCGCCCGTACGCGGGCAGCCTTTAATATCGAAGCGGAGTCGCCGGCTACGCGGGCCGCTTATGGGGATCATCCTTTTGGTCAGAATGTATTGTTATCTCGTCGTTTAGTGGAGGCAGGCGTACCTGTTGTGCAGGTGAATTATCGCAATCGCGGTGATGGCGGTCTGGATACGCACCACGACAATTTCAACATCTGTAAAGGCCATCTGCTCCCGAAGCTGGATGGTTGCATTTCGGCATTGCTGATCGACCTGGAAGAGCGTGGCCTGCTCGACGAAACATTGGTCGTGGCCTCGGGGGAATTTGGTCGCACACCAAGAATCAATCATGATGCCGGCCGCGACCACTGGGGAGGCTGTTGCTCGCTATTAATTGCCGGAGGTGGCATCAAACGGGGATACCTCTATGGATCGTCGAATCGGACGGGTGCCTATCCAGCAACTGACCCGATCGGCCCCTGGGATCTGTATGCCACGATCATGCATTGTTGTGGTGTCGACCCTGGTGCCATGATTCATGATAGCGCGGGCCGCCCGCATCGCCTTTGTGAAGGGGCGGTCATCGAAAACGTTTTACAGAAATCATAG
- a CDS encoding formylglycine-generating enzyme family protein, translated as MTSRPTRINSKDRTTLIHIPGGEFIMGSDEFSVERPPHRVQVSPFWMGRTSVSNAQFRQFLKETNGTPSEYDSKALYDHADQPVVGVTWEEAAAYCRWAGGRLPSEAEWEFAARGNDGRRYPWGDEEPNPGRAVYGRIFGKGGKPEAVGATPGDVSPFGILDMAGNVMEWCSDWYGPYPTDSESPLIDPIGPAAGTKRILRGGCWNFQATSLRATGRWPTVPSLQRGTEHNGIRLVVDVNDRHDG; from the coding sequence ATGACATCGCGCCCCACACGGATAAACAGCAAAGATCGCACGACGCTGATCCACATTCCCGGTGGTGAATTCATCATGGGAAGTGATGAGTTTTCCGTTGAGCGACCACCACATCGCGTGCAGGTTTCGCCGTTTTGGATGGGACGTACCTCAGTCAGCAACGCGCAGTTTCGACAGTTCCTGAAAGAAACAAACGGGACGCCATCGGAGTATGACAGCAAAGCACTCTATGATCATGCGGACCAACCGGTCGTGGGTGTGACCTGGGAAGAAGCGGCGGCATATTGTCGTTGGGCCGGCGGACGTTTGCCGAGCGAAGCGGAGTGGGAATTCGCGGCACGTGGCAACGACGGAAGACGCTACCCATGGGGTGATGAAGAGCCCAACCCAGGCCGAGCAGTTTACGGTCGCATCTTCGGCAAGGGAGGGAAACCGGAGGCGGTGGGGGCGACGCCCGGGGATGTCAGCCCCTTTGGGATTCTGGACATGGCAGGAAACGTCATGGAATGGTGCAGCGATTGGTACGGTCCCTATCCGACTGATTCCGAATCGCCGCTGATCGATCCGATCGGGCCTGCCGCGGGGACCAAGCGGATCCTGAGGGGCGGCTGTTGGAACTTCCAGGCTACCTCCTTACGGGCAACGGGGCGGTGGCCAACCGTCCCCTCACTTCAAAGGGGAACGGAACATAATGGCATTCGTTTGGTCGTTGATGTCAATGATCGGCATGATGGTTAA